In the Chitinophagales bacterium genome, one interval contains:
- a CDS encoding NADH-quinone oxidoreductase subunit C, giving the protein MPTNEEVLNELQSKFGNKVLKSEIDYDTLIVEVNREAAYDVLQYLKNESATKLDILTTMCGLHFPEKKDAELGVMYQVKNLVSGYSLRVKAYFPISNPKIKSVTSLFPSANWQERQEYDFFGIEFEGHPNLKRILNVDDMDYFPMRKEYKLEDATRDDKEDKYFGR; this is encoded by the coding sequence ATGCCAACGAACGAGGAAGTATTGAATGAACTTCAGTCCAAATTTGGAAATAAAGTTTTAAAATCAGAAATAGACTATGATACCTTGATTGTCGAGGTCAATCGCGAAGCTGCATATGATGTATTGCAATATTTAAAAAATGAATCAGCAACAAAGCTTGATATTTTAACGACTATGTGTGGCTTGCATTTTCCAGAAAAGAAAGACGCAGAGCTAGGAGTCATGTATCAAGTGAAAAACTTAGTCTCGGGCTATAGTCTTCGTGTGAAAGCATATTTTCCGATTTCAAATCCTAAGATAAAATCGGTTACAAGTCTATTCCCATCTGCCAACTGGCAAGAGCGGCAAGAATATGATTTCTTCGGAATAGAATTTGAGGGTCATCCTAATCTTAAACGCATTCTAAATGTTGACGATATGGACTATTTCCCAATGAGAAAGGAATATAAGTTGGAAGATGCGACAAGAGATGATAAAGAAGATAAGTATTTCGGTAGATAG